GAATTGACTGGTCACGTGGCCATCGATGGTGAGATGACCGGAGTTGTGCGGCCGCGGTGCCAGTTCATTGACCAGTAATTTGCCGGCGCGGTCCAGGAAAAATTCCACACACAGCACACCGACCACCTCCAGTCCCTCCATCACCGCGCGGGCGATCTCGAAGGCCTCCTTCACGACGGTCGGAGACAAATTGCCCGGTGTCACTGAAGTATCGAGGATGTGATTGCCGTGGGTATTGATCATCGGTCCGTAGAAGACCATTTTGCCGTCGAGTCCACGAGCCGCGATGATCGAGCACTCGTGCTCGAAATCGATGTGGGACTCCAGGATGCATTCCTGATTTTTGAGGCTTTGCCATGCGGTATCGGCCTCTGTGGACTTGAAGATGACGGCCTGGCCCTTGCCGTCGTAGCCGAAGGCCGCGGTTTTGAGAACGGCTGGCACGCCCAGTTTCTGCAACGCAACCGACAGTTCAGCGGAAGTTTGCACCGGCTCAAACGGCGTCAGCGGGATGCCTTGATCGCGCAGCCAGGTTTTCTCGCGCCGGCGATTCTGCGTGGTGTGCAACACCTGCCCGGCCGGCCTCACTGGTGCGTAACGCACCGCCGTTTCCGCCGTGGCCGAAGGCACGTTCTCAAACTCGAACGTCACCACCGCCACGCCCTGCGCGAAACGGGCGATGGCATCCAGGTCTTCGTAGGCCGCGCGCACTTCAACGTCCGCGATCTGTCCGGTGGGTGTATCCGAATCGGGCGACAGCACATTGACGCGATAACCCATGCGCCGGGCGGCGATGGCGAACATACGCCCCAGCTGGCCACTCCCGAGTACGCCGAGAGTGGCGCCCGGAAATATTGGTTTATTCATGGAAGAGAGGCTTTGCGGACGCGCCGGGTCTGCGCATCGCGGAATTTCTGAAGCTTCTTCTGCAACGTTGCGTCCTGCGTGGCGAGTATGCCCGCCGCAAGCAGTCCGGCGTTTTTGGCGCCCGCCTCACCTATCGCCACCGTCGCCACCGGTATGCCGGCAGGCATCTGTGCGATGGACAGCAGCGAGTCAAGGCCGTTCAGGCTCTGGCTGCGCACCGGCACGCCGATGACCGGCAGCAGGGTCTGCGACGCCACCATGCCGGGCAGGTGTGCGGCGCCGCCCGCTCCGGCGATAATCAACTTCAGTCCGCGCCGTTGGGCGGTGCTGGCATATTCCGACATCCAGCCCGGTGTGCGATGCGCGGAGACGATCTGTTTTTCGTGCGCGATGCCGAATTCTTCCAGCACTTCGGATGCCAGTTTCATGGTTTCCCAGTCCGAGCGGCTGCCCATGATGATGCCGACGAGGGGCCGGACGCGTGATTTCTTCGGTTTTTTCCGCTTGTTCATAGAAGGACACCATTATCCCAAATTGAGGGGCGGATTTCGAACCAGATATTCACTCTTGCGAGTCAGCTTGATGCGCGCAGTCGCCAGCGCCTCAACGCAATGAGCGCCCAGATGGCCTCGACCACGCCGAACGGCCAGGCGCCCTGCAAAAAGCCATAGATCGAACCGAGGATACACGAGGCCGCGAATCCAAGAATGAACCATGCACTTTTCTGCTCCAGTGCGTAGCAGATCACCATTGCAGTCACAGCAAACAGGCCGAATGCCGTCAGTGCGTCCATTGATTCAATCCGTACTCGCGAAGAAGCCGGTGACTTCCTCGCGATCATGATACAGTTGTTTGAAGCGTAATGAATGAGGACGACCGCGCAGGCCGGCCTCAATCAGCGCGCGGCAGCGTTGAAATTCTTCGTAGCGGCGTTTCATCGGCAGCTTGAGATTGAAGATCGCGCAGCGGCAGTCACCGCGTTTGAACCATGTTGCCATCAGTTGTGCAATCCGCGACGGCTGCTCCACCATGTCGCACAACAACCAGTCTACGCGGCGGCGCGGCTTGAAGGTGAACCCATCGGCGCGCAGATGTTCCACATCGCCGCTGTTCATCACCCTTCGATCCATTGCACCGTTGTCCACGGCGATGACCCGCAGTCCGCGACGCGTCATCTGCCACGTCCAGCCGCCTGGTGCGGCGCCCAGATCCACCGCTGTCATGCCGGGCTTCAGCAACTGCCTCCGCTCTGTATCAGTAAGAAACACGTACAGTGCCTCTTCCAGTTTGAGTGTCGAGCGACTGGGCGCCGAGACCGGCATCTTCAATCGCGGGATGCCCAATGGCCATGGCGCGCAGGCGTCGGTCAACGCCGCGCCGAGCCACGCGCCGGCGGAGGTGTCGAAAAGGACGTGCAGGCGCGCATCGGCATTGTCTGCCAGACGCTGCATGTCGTTTAAATTCTGCCGGAGGGGTTTGGTCAGGGCGCGTGCCAGGGGCGACAGCACCCGGCCGGCCTGACTGTCGGGATGTTCGATCCAGACATCGCAGAACCGCCCTTCGGCGGGCAGTGCGCGCAACAGTGGGGAAATCCGATCTCCACGCGACAAACCCGTCAGGCGCGC
The sequence above is drawn from the Gammaproteobacteria bacterium genome and encodes:
- a CDS encoding 5-(carboxyamino)imidazole ribonucleotide synthase, with product MNKPIFPGATLGVLGSGQLGRMFAIAARRMGYRVNVLSPDSDTPTGQIADVEVRAAYEDLDAIARFAQGVAVVTFEFENVPSATAETAVRYAPVRPAGQVLHTTQNRRREKTWLRDQGIPLTPFEPVQTSAELSVALQKLGVPAVLKTAAFGYDGKGQAVIFKSTEADTAWQSLKNQECILESHIDFEHECSIIAARGLDGKMVFYGPMINTHGNHILDTSVTPGNLSPTVVKEAFEIARAVMEGLEVVGVLCVEFFLDRAGKLLVNELAPRPHNSGHLTIDGHVTSQFEQQVRSVCGLPLGSSALLRPAAAMANILGDLWGRGEPRWDRLCAVPEAKLHLYGKSEARPGRKMGHINAVAGTTEEALRIVTSARSALTV
- the purE gene encoding 5-(carboxyamino)imidazole ribonucleotide mutase, with the translated sequence MNKRKKPKKSRVRPLVGIIMGSRSDWETMKLASEVLEEFGIAHEKQIVSAHRTPGWMSEYASTAQRRGLKLIIAGAGGAAHLPGMVASQTLLPVIGVPVRSQSLNGLDSLLSIAQMPAGIPVATVAIGEAGAKNAGLLAAGILATQDATLQKKLQKFRDAQTRRVRKASLP
- the rlmM gene encoding 23S rRNA (cytidine(2498)-2'-O)-methyltransferase RlmM → MGHLIAYCRAGFEKECARELVEQSRAADLADGETTAEAGSAFVTLKLDGAISWRESLARVNWRTLVFARQLWHATARLTGLSRGDRISPLLRALPAEGRFCDVWIEHPDSQAGRVLSPLARALTKPLRQNLNDMQRLADNADARLHVLFDTSAGAWLGAALTDACAPWPLGIPRLKMPVSAPSRSTLKLEEALYVFLTDTERRQLLKPGMTAVDLGAAPGGWTWQMTRRGLRVIAVDNGAMDRRVMNSGDVEHLRADGFTFKPRRRVDWLLCDMVEQPSRIAQLMATWFKRGDCRCAIFNLKLPMKRRYEEFQRCRALIEAGLRGRPHSLRFKQLYHDREEVTGFFASTD